In Thunnus maccoyii chromosome 3, fThuMac1.1, whole genome shotgun sequence, the following proteins share a genomic window:
- the eif6 gene encoding eukaryotic translation initiation factor 6, whose translation MAVRASFEKNNEIGCFAKLTNSYCLVAVGGSENFYSVFEGELSETIPVVHASIAGCRIIGRMCVGNRHGLMVPNNTTDQELQHIRNCLPDSVRIQRVEERLSALGNVIACNDYVALVHPDLDRETEEMLADTLKVEVFRQTVAEQVLVGSYCAFSNQGGLVHPKTSIEDQDELSSLLQVPLVAGTVNRGSEVIAAGMVVNDWCAFCGLDTTSTELSVIESVFRLSDTAQPSAIATSMRDSLIDSMA comes from the exons ATGGCTGTGAGAGCATCATTTGAGAAAAACAACGAGATCGGCTGCTTCGCCAAACTCACCAACTCTTACTGCCTGGTGGCTGTCGGCGGCTCAGAGAACTTCTACAG tgtgtttgaagGGGAGTTGTCAGAAACCATCCCAGTGGTTCACGCTTCCATCGCAGGCTGTCGCATCATCGGGAggatgtgtgtgg GTAACCGTCACGGTCTGATGGTTCCCAACAACACGACAGACCAGGAGCTGCAGCACATCAGAAACTGTCTGCCGGACTCGGTGAGGATCCAGagagtggaggagaggctgTCGGCGCTCGGCAACGTCATCGCCTGCAACGACTACGTAGCGCTCGTCCACCCCGACCTGGACAGG gagacagaggagatgcTCGCAGACACTCTGAAGGTGGAGGTTTTCCGTCAGACGGTAGCAGAGCAAGTCCTGGTCGGTTCCTACTGCGCGTTCAGCAACCAGGGAGGCCTCGTCCACCCGAAGACGTCTATAGAAGACCAGGACGAGCTGTCGTCTCTGCTACAAGTTCCCCTCGTG GCCGGCACAGTGAACCGGGGCAGTGAGGTGATCGCGGCGGGGATGGTGGTCAACGACTGGTGCGCGTTCTGCGGGCTGGACACCACCAGCACGGAGCTGTCCGTCATCGAGAGCGTCTTCAGACTGAGCGACACGGCGCAGCCCTCCGCCATCGCCACCAGCATGAGAGACTCGCTGATCGACAg CATGGCATAA